A stretch of Fundicoccus culcitae DNA encodes these proteins:
- a CDS encoding thioredoxin domain-containing protein, with product MEEEVFLKQIKAFNHVTPTEADKLIESGNESILFIGRETCSYCRKFANTLTDVLAETPLKINFLHSQNPETIDQVDAFRQKYNIYTVPGFIYSNNDQLKVRCDSSMTKEEILSFVEVNSYEG from the coding sequence ATGGAAGAAGAAGTTTTTTTAAAACAAATTAAAGCATTTAACCATGTAACACCGACTGAAGCTGATAAATTAATTGAATCCGGAAATGAAAGTATCCTATTTATTGGTCGTGAAACATGTTCCTATTGTCGAAAATTTGCTAATACATTAACCGATGTTCTAGCTGAAACACCCCTTAAAATTAATTTTTTACATTCACAAAACCCAGAAACAATTGATCAAGTAGATGCCTTTAGACAAAAATATAATATTTATACCGTGCCGGGTTTTATTTATTCTAATAACGATCAACTTAAGGTTCGTTGCGATAGCTCAATGACAAAAGAAGAAATTTTATCTTTTGTAGAAGTAAATTCATATGAAGGGTAA
- the nrdH gene encoding glutaredoxin-like protein NrdH, which yields MKNIIVYSKPNCMQCNFTKKFLDQKEINYTDYDVYENEAALNRVKELGFQSLPVIEIEGEEPFFGFRPDLLEKLA from the coding sequence ATGAAAAACATTATTGTCTATTCAAAACCTAATTGCATGCAATGTAACTTTACAAAGAAATTCTTAGATCAAAAAGAAATTAATTATACTGACTACGATGTTTATGAAAATGAAGCAGCATTAAATCGCGTCAAAGAACTAGGTTTTCAAAGTTTACCCGTAATTGAAATTGAAGGAGAAGAACCTTTCTTCGGTTTTAGACCTGATTTATTAGAAAAATTAGCCTAA
- a CDS encoding ArsR/SmtB family transcription factor: MQIELNKENLPILKALTSETRIKIIELLQHQPANITTIANELKLTSAIVTRHVQQLEKANIITTYVNQNSKGKQKFCKLKIDELQINFPAKIHKPYKKHEIDIRVGDFSNYQVVPTCGLASQHDFIGRKDDPKHFMNPNKHDAQLLWFTEGFVEYNFLNPIEEGDEVQLIEISFEIASEFPENNFIWPSDVNFNLNQVNIGQWTVPGNFADVRGQLNPNWWPNEYSQYGLLKTLRITPNETQIDGEHISHYRIANLDFDSTFFTLRFSVLNTSENVGGLTLFGEHFGNHPQNIRVVFYYKHR, translated from the coding sequence ATGCAAATAGAATTAAATAAAGAAAACCTCCCCATCCTTAAAGCGTTAACGAGTGAAACACGCATTAAAATTATCGAATTACTGCAACACCAACCAGCCAATATCACCACCATCGCCAATGAGTTAAAACTAACTTCAGCAATAGTGACACGTCATGTTCAACAACTTGAAAAAGCCAATATTATTACCACTTACGTCAATCAAAACAGTAAAGGCAAACAAAAATTTTGTAAGTTAAAAATTGACGAACTCCAAATAAATTTCCCTGCCAAAATCCATAAACCTTATAAAAAACACGAAATTGATATTCGTGTGGGTGATTTTTCCAATTATCAAGTTGTCCCAACCTGTGGTTTAGCGAGTCAACATGACTTCATTGGCCGTAAAGATGATCCGAAACATTTTATGAACCCTAACAAACATGATGCGCAACTTTTATGGTTTACTGAGGGGTTTGTCGAATATAATTTTTTAAATCCTATTGAAGAAGGTGATGAGGTTCAATTAATTGAAATTAGTTTTGAGATTGCCTCCGAATTTCCAGAAAATAATTTCATTTGGCCATCTGATGTCAATTTTAATTTAAATCAAGTAAATATTGGTCAATGGACCGTTCCAGGTAATTTTGCAGATGTGAGGGGTCAATTGAATCCGAATTGGTGGCCAAATGAATATAGTCAATACGGTCTGCTTAAAACCCTAAGAATTACACCGAATGAAACCCAAATAGATGGAGAACATATTTCGCATTACCGCATAGCTAACTTGGATTTTGATTCGACCTTTTTTACATTACGTTTTTCGGTATTAAATACGAGTGAAAATGTTGGAGGGCTCACCCTATTCGGCGAACACTTTGGCAATCATCCGCAAAATATTCGTGTCGTCTTTTACTATAAACATCGCTAA
- a CDS encoding galactokinase, whose product MSNIDHLKQAFEEIYHQSAERTFFSPGRINLIGEHTDYNGGHVFPCAITIGTYGLVSMREDKWVHCYSTNFSESGIIQINLENLAYAKQDGWANYVKGMLKYMQAASQPFSHGFNLLIEGNIPNGAGLSSSASLEMLVGVIADAIYDLKMDRIKMVKIGQQVENKFIGVNSGIMDQFAIGMGQVDQAIFLDVNTLDYQFIPADFKDYRILIMNTNKRRELADSKYNERRSQCEAALEQLKTELKINTLGDLDNESFEANRYLIQDPILAQRAKHAVYENTRTIAAKALLQAGDLEKFGQLLNESHISLRDDYDVTGIELDTLVESAWKHEAVLGARMTGAGMGGCAIALVQKDAIDEVSESIKQDYEAKIGYPPSFYIAQVGDGSKELTN is encoded by the coding sequence ATGTCAAATATAGATCATTTAAAGCAAGCGTTTGAGGAAATTTATCATCAATCAGCTGAACGAACCTTTTTTTCACCAGGGCGAATTAATCTTATTGGAGAACATACCGATTATAATGGGGGACATGTCTTCCCATGCGCGATTACTATCGGTACTTATGGACTTGTTTCTATGCGAGAAGATAAGTGGGTGCATTGTTATTCCACCAACTTTTCTGAATCGGGTATCATCCAAATTAATTTAGAAAATTTAGCGTATGCTAAACAGGATGGCTGGGCAAATTATGTCAAAGGTATGTTGAAATACATGCAAGCAGCCAGTCAGCCTTTTAGTCACGGCTTTAATCTACTGATTGAAGGAAATATTCCAAACGGGGCAGGGTTGTCATCCAGTGCTTCCCTTGAAATGCTAGTTGGTGTCATCGCAGACGCCATCTACGACTTGAAAATGGACCGGATTAAAATGGTCAAAATCGGACAACAAGTAGAAAATAAATTTATTGGTGTCAATTCTGGAATTATGGATCAGTTTGCTATTGGTATGGGTCAGGTTGACCAAGCGATATTTTTAGATGTTAATACTTTAGACTATCAATTTATACCAGCCGATTTTAAAGATTATCGCATATTAATTATGAATACCAACAAACGTCGCGAATTAGCCGATTCTAAATATAATGAACGTCGGTCACAATGTGAAGCGGCTCTTGAACAATTAAAAACCGAATTAAAAATAAATACCTTAGGTGATTTAGATAATGAAAGTTTTGAAGCGAATCGCTATTTAATTCAAGATCCTATTTTAGCTCAACGGGCTAAACATGCGGTTTATGAAAATACGCGGACGATTGCTGCTAAAGCATTACTTCAAGCAGGCGATTTAGAAAAATTTGGTCAGTTACTCAATGAATCTCATATTAGTTTACGTGATGACTATGATGTTACTGGAATTGAATTAGATACTTTAGTCGAAAGTGCTTGGAAACATGAAGCCGTGTTGGGCGCAAGAATGACAGGAGCAGGGATGGGGGGCTGTGCCATCGCTTTAGTTCAAAAAGATGCCATTGATGAAGTCAGTGAGTCTATCAAGCAAGACTATGAAGCCAAAATTGGTTATCCACCTAGTTTTTATATTGCACAAGTTGGTGACGGTTCGAAGGAACTGACTAATTAG
- a CDS encoding AraC family transcriptional regulator: protein MYNQSTINCQSDYFSLVEKQPDLKSKPLNALVDIRSDYTDTLFSFRHPVTVTAKDGLSIIGLTNSLSHPSHIQTYLLEGSIEIPPSVYFNVISLNKNSRIYLESQDNDEPKLLAAPQRITVALPSPSIVINNIFTLNHQAKSSPYEETGTDHPYYELILVEQGELTLTIDGNSLTISRHECAVIFPNQYLHKQIKNDSITSYISIIFDAIGIPKKVKQNVFSLKNQLSYVFNQLIHLSNNEVELFSMDRLYHLVYAILIHIAAGPLKTDNKPRLSMRENYENEVFQSMVNYIEENIDKPVQISDLAEHFSLSRSSIQKYFKKYTNETPKEYINTIKLQHSKELIRNSQMSLSEISKAVGYGSSQYFSRVFSEKYGMSPSNYAKSVIK from the coding sequence ATGTATAATCAATCTACTATAAATTGTCAATCAGACTATTTTAGTCTAGTTGAAAAACAACCCGATTTAAAATCCAAACCACTTAATGCACTTGTAGATATTCGTTCAGACTATACGGACACCTTATTTTCTTTTCGCCATCCGGTCACTGTAACCGCCAAAGATGGTCTTTCCATTATTGGTTTAACCAATAGTTTATCGCATCCATCACATATACAAACTTATCTATTAGAGGGATCCATCGAAATCCCACCATCTGTATATTTTAATGTTATTTCGCTTAACAAAAACAGTCGTATTTACTTAGAGTCGCAAGATAATGATGAACCAAAATTGTTAGCTGCTCCTCAACGGATTACGGTTGCTTTACCGTCACCGTCTATTGTCATTAATAATATTTTCACCCTTAATCACCAAGCAAAGTCTAGTCCATATGAAGAAACGGGAACAGATCATCCGTATTATGAACTTATATTAGTGGAACAAGGTGAATTAACCTTAACTATTGATGGAAACTCACTGACCATTAGCCGCCATGAATGTGCCGTCATCTTCCCTAATCAATACCTACATAAACAAATCAAAAATGATTCAATCACATCTTATATTTCAATAATTTTCGATGCAATAGGCATTCCTAAAAAAGTAAAACAGAATGTTTTTTCATTAAAAAATCAGTTAAGTTATGTATTTAATCAGTTGATTCATTTATCCAACAATGAGGTAGAACTTTTTTCTATGGATCGGCTATATCACTTGGTTTATGCTATTTTAATCCATATTGCTGCTGGTCCTTTAAAAACGGATAACAAACCGAGGTTATCCATGCGTGAAAATTATGAAAATGAAGTTTTTCAATCCATGGTTAATTACATTGAAGAAAATATTGATAAACCGGTACAAATCAGTGATTTAGCCGAACATTTTTCGTTATCGCGTTCTTCAATTCAAAAATATTTTAAAAAATATACCAATGAAACTCCTAAAGAATACATCAACACTATCAAGTTACAACATAGTAAAGAATTAATTCGAAACTCGCAAATGAGTTTGTCTGAAATTTCCAAGGCAGTTGGTTATGGATCGAGCCAGTATTTTTCCCGCGTCTTTAGTGAAAAATATGGTATGTCCCCTTCTAATTATGCCAAATCGGTGATTAAGTAA
- a CDS encoding ABC transporter permease encodes MQLYYNAVFDGILYSIMALGLYITFRILRFADLTTEASFTLGAAVAVSLISQGTNPIIASLLAIVGGMLAGLITGILMTYFEIPSLLSSIITLTGLYSVNLRVMQRPNINLRGFDTVFSYLDSWVENPSNRVLIVGLLVVTICILLLASFFKTDLGQAMIATGDNEIMAKSIGINSSRMKILALMLANGLIGFCGAFIAQNNGFADVTMGNGVVVIAMSSIVIGEVMFKNLSLTFRLVSIVIGSIIYQLIIVFVLQLGLHPTDFRLISALVMAIFLAFPTVKNKFNTYRNQKRKGGISA; translated from the coding sequence ATGCAGTTATATTATAATGCGGTTTTTGATGGTATTCTATATAGTATTATGGCCCTAGGGTTATATATTACCTTTCGTATTTTACGTTTTGCTGATTTAACAACAGAAGCGTCTTTTACTTTAGGTGCAGCTGTAGCGGTATCTTTAATTAGTCAAGGCACGAATCCAATCATCGCTAGTTTACTAGCGATTGTTGGAGGGATGTTAGCTGGTTTAATAACCGGTATCTTAATGACCTACTTCGAAATTCCCTCATTGTTATCTAGTATCATTACTTTAACGGGTTTATATTCCGTTAATTTAAGGGTGATGCAACGACCAAATATAAATTTACGTGGTTTTGACACCGTCTTTTCTTATTTAGATAGTTGGGTGGAAAATCCATCCAATCGCGTTCTAATTGTTGGTCTGCTTGTTGTCACTATTTGTATCCTGTTATTAGCTAGCTTTTTTAAAACGGATTTAGGTCAAGCCATGATTGCTACAGGAGACAACGAGATTATGGCAAAATCCATCGGGATTAATAGTTCTCGTATGAAAATATTAGCCTTAATGCTTGCCAATGGGTTAATTGGTTTTTGTGGAGCATTTATAGCTCAAAATAATGGCTTTGCTGATGTAACTATGGGAAATGGGGTCGTTGTTATCGCCATGTCTTCCATTGTTATAGGTGAAGTCATGTTTAAGAATTTATCCTTAACATTTAGATTAGTCTCCATTGTAATTGGCTCTATCATTTATCAATTGATTATTGTATTTGTTTTACAATTAGGTCTCCATCCAACGGATTTCCGCCTAATTTCCGCTTTAGTTATGGCTATCTTCCTTGCTTTTCCGACCGTTAAAAACAAATTTAACACTTATCGGAATCAAAAACGTAAAGGAGGAATTAGCGCATGA
- a CDS encoding ABC transporter ATP-binding protein: MNQSAQVELIHVSKQFLRQTGEQVAGLNNLTLSIHPGEVIGIIGTNGAGKSTLFNCLTGQIPIDSGDILIDGQSIYSMSAQSLARQIGRVFQDPRMGSAPRMSVFENLMLANKRGEKRGLGRSLTTNNRKYLIEKLKPFRLDLEHRLDVPIENLSGGQRQAVSLVMATLLQPKLLLLDEHTASLDPRTAKEVMKMTQHLIQENNLTTIMITHHLQDAIEFCDRIVVMHQGRIVNIYTSEQIETLSTTDLYQYLVDLVEREVLENYTV, from the coding sequence ATGAATCAATCTGCTCAAGTAGAATTAATTCACGTTTCTAAACAATTTTTACGGCAAACTGGCGAACAGGTAGCGGGTCTAAATAATTTGACTTTATCCATTCATCCAGGTGAAGTCATTGGAATTATCGGAACCAACGGGGCAGGGAAATCGACTTTATTTAATTGCTTAACGGGTCAAATTCCTATCGATTCAGGCGATATTTTAATAGATGGACAATCAATCTATTCAATGAGTGCTCAGTCGCTTGCGCGTCAAATTGGCAGAGTATTTCAGGATCCGCGGATGGGTAGTGCGCCACGCATGAGTGTGTTTGAGAATTTAATGTTAGCCAATAAACGGGGAGAAAAACGAGGCTTAGGTCGTTCGTTAACAACTAATAACCGAAAATATTTAATTGAAAAACTTAAACCGTTCCGCTTAGATCTGGAACATCGCTTGGATGTGCCTATCGAAAATTTATCAGGTGGCCAACGACAAGCCGTTTCCTTAGTCATGGCAACTCTTTTGCAACCAAAATTACTTTTATTGGACGAACATACGGCTTCTTTAGATCCTAGAACAGCTAAAGAGGTTATGAAGATGACCCAACACTTGATTCAAGAAAATAATTTAACGACTATCATGATTACCCACCATTTACAAGATGCCATTGAATTTTGTGATCGAATCGTTGTCATGCACCAAGGGCGAATTGTTAATATCTATACAAGTGAACAAATTGAGACACTTTCAACCACTGATTTATATCAATACTTGGTTGACTTAGTAGAACGTGAAGTTCTTGAAAATTATACAGTCTAA
- a CDS encoding LPXTG cell wall anchor domain-containing protein yields MYKKISYMSLVAFVSFCHLPIKHTVQAAEPFMVSQYIQTENIDRDSCIQLIRYQASLSDTQSLESIEIVSQIESIQSELNLINQSYDALNLQINEWYYGEDQSLAYANTQLDYVIELIYEEYQLDDSFTQLTTDEQIALIQQHPTVIEWLDYITQIEGLINQAIVERTDLENYYQQLNYNYEIYLHQLDQDKLNESQLNQCLLFPYSASKLASEETWLNRQSDSLDDILLQADQMLQKIVPSAYRKVAFADIFRIYNQLYHQSQNSQDDESKMNVYVDASSLQEYTFARELSLKEIDVLANQAYASLQSTQDFEAYRLDYQNILEIKESQLIYWYLINEEAIEQLKVDLANYLTEQGWTSNEAIEKVRTLHQRYQIKLILFDEATQTWMPNDYLTSGYLYDYREMDLNNPQLPFSQQQPIQLESNTPDRQVPELPEANEKLTANLDEIQDRINRSNQQSYSQQSLPKPTSLSTYKLSNESDETSDNLKNQPIKLPSTGEKRSLTYIAIGLLLLGMVLLLINIIIKRKNKEELEDIDLD; encoded by the coding sequence ATGTACAAAAAAATATCCTATATGTCGTTGGTTGCTTTCGTCTCTTTCTGTCACTTACCTATCAAACACACGGTGCAAGCTGCTGAACCTTTTATGGTTTCTCAGTATATTCAAACGGAAAATATTGATCGGGACAGTTGTATTCAACTCATCCGATATCAGGCCAGTCTTAGTGATACACAGTCACTTGAATCAATTGAAATTGTGTCGCAAATAGAGTCTATCCAATCAGAACTAAATTTGATTAACCAAAGTTATGATGCTCTCAATTTACAGATTAATGAATGGTATTACGGTGAGGATCAATCGCTGGCATATGCAAATACACAACTAGATTATGTCATTGAATTAATCTATGAGGAATATCAATTGGACGACTCTTTTACTCAGTTGACTACGGACGAACAAATTGCTTTAATTCAACAACATCCTACGGTTATTGAATGGCTGGATTACATTACTCAAATAGAAGGTTTAATTAATCAGGCTATTGTAGAACGAACAGACTTAGAGAACTACTATCAACAATTGAATTACAACTATGAGATTTACTTGCATCAATTGGATCAAGACAAATTAAATGAATCGCAGCTTAATCAATGCCTCCTTTTTCCGTATTCAGCCAGTAAATTAGCTAGTGAAGAGACCTGGTTAAACCGCCAGTCTGATTCTTTGGATGATATTTTGCTCCAAGCCGATCAAATGCTTCAAAAAATCGTACCAAGCGCTTATCGAAAAGTCGCCTTTGCAGATATCTTTCGAATTTATAATCAGCTTTACCATCAAAGCCAAAATAGTCAAGATGACGAGTCTAAAATGAATGTCTATGTAGATGCGTCTAGTTTACAGGAATATACATTTGCCAGAGAGTTAAGTTTAAAAGAAATAGACGTTTTAGCTAATCAAGCTTATGCAAGTTTACAATCTACACAAGATTTTGAGGCTTATCGCTTAGATTATCAAAATATATTGGAAATTAAAGAAAGTCAGTTAATTTATTGGTACTTAATCAATGAAGAAGCCATCGAACAATTAAAAGTTGATCTAGCTAATTATTTGACTGAACAAGGTTGGACAAGTAATGAAGCGATTGAAAAAGTAAGAACGCTGCATCAACGTTATCAAATTAAACTCATCTTATTTGATGAAGCAACACAGACATGGATGCCCAACGATTATTTAACCAGTGGCTATTTATATGACTATCGGGAAATGGATTTAAACAATCCGCAGCTGCCATTTAGTCAACAACAACCCATACAACTGGAATCAAACACGCCTGACCGACAAGTTCCGGAATTGCCTGAAGCTAATGAGAAACTTACCGCTAATTTAGATGAAATTCAAGATCGAATCAATCGTTCCAACCAACAATCCTATTCGCAACAATCTTTACCAAAACCTACTAGTTTATCCACATATAAACTTTCAAATGAATCCGATGAAACGTCTGATAATTTGAAAAATCAACCAATCAAACTACCTTCTACGGGTGAAAAACGAAGCCTAACTTATATTGCCATAGGTTTGTTGCTGCTTGGAATGGTCCTATTATTAATCAACATCATCATAAAGCGTAAAAATAAGGAAGAGCTTGAGGATATTGATTTAGATTAG
- a CDS encoding CapA family protein: protein MVIIKPIFKIKKTLIKFFLFIAAISFTAACGNTSAQMSNESESVASESSDVQITQNQAEEATSETSNQIAMSTTNTITIRSIGDILIHDFVYNDARTADGFDFTYMFEPVRPYLENADITTANLEVLVAGSEYGLSSYPVFNAPAEIIDSLQDVGVDLVSNATNHTMDFGSSGAHQSISNLQERDMMYVGSYADWQDYNNLRIIEENGISVGFLAYADHVNGNYIPEDESYLISLIDSELMPLEIDYMNQQTDFTVVMIHYGEEGQTLPNQNQLVVSSLVRDAGANLIIGTHPHALQPAISYNDQQAGVYSLGNFLSGQIQIEEKLGGIIEFELTKGENETEISKIRYMPTYNFGTPSEGGYLVVPLAAWSEYGIPDGEALFDEISQRIRFYSDKIEVVDYLD, encoded by the coding sequence GTGGTTATTATTAAACCAATTTTTAAAATTAAGAAGACACTCATCAAATTTTTTCTATTCATTGCCGCTATCTCATTTACCGCTGCATGTGGAAATACATCTGCTCAAATGAGTAATGAATCAGAATCCGTTGCCAGTGAGTCATCTGACGTCCAAATTACGCAAAATCAAGCAGAAGAGGCGACATCAGAAACTTCCAATCAAATTGCAATGTCTACAACGAATACCATTACGATACGTTCAATTGGTGATATCCTAATCCACGATTTTGTATATAATGATGCAAGAACTGCCGATGGCTTTGATTTTACCTATATGTTTGAACCAGTCAGACCTTATTTAGAGAATGCAGATATAACAACAGCAAATCTTGAAGTTCTAGTGGCTGGATCAGAGTACGGCCTTTCATCTTATCCTGTTTTTAATGCACCTGCTGAGATTATTGATAGTTTACAAGACGTTGGTGTTGACTTAGTCTCTAATGCAACGAATCATACGATGGATTTTGGTTCATCTGGGGCACATCAATCTATTTCTAATTTACAAGAGCGAGACATGATGTATGTTGGTAGTTATGCTGATTGGCAAGACTATAACAATTTAAGAATTATCGAAGAAAATGGCATCTCGGTAGGTTTTTTAGCCTATGCTGATCATGTTAACGGTAATTATATTCCTGAAGATGAAAGTTACTTGATTAGTTTAATCGATTCAGAATTAATGCCTTTAGAAATCGATTATATGAATCAACAAACGGATTTTACGGTTGTCATGATCCACTATGGGGAAGAAGGACAAACCTTACCCAATCAAAATCAATTAGTTGTTAGCTCATTGGTTCGTGATGCCGGGGCAAATTTAATCATAGGAACACATCCGCATGCTTTACAACCGGCTATTTCCTATAATGACCAACAAGCGGGGGTCTATTCATTAGGAAACTTTTTATCAGGCCAAATTCAAATTGAAGAAAAATTAGGCGGAATTATTGAATTTGAATTAACCAAAGGTGAAAATGAAACTGAGATATCTAAGATCCGGTATATGCCTACCTACAATTTTGGCACACCGTCTGAAGGTGGCTATCTAGTTGTACCTTTAGCTGCTTGGTCAGAATATGGCATTCCAGATGGAGAAGCTCTATTTGATGAAATCAGTCAACGAATTCGTTTTTATTCGGATAAAATAGAGGTTGTAGACTATTTAGACTAA
- a CDS encoding aldose epimerase family protein, which translates to MDYQIKSFGIYAGIDYDEIWVEHDGVIITFSNFGARINRWLVPDSNGEQKSIVLGFDNASHAVEGKGYYYGATIAPIAGRVNKGQFTLNNDAYQLTINDGKNHLHGGHRAVDLQKWDYDVDLTDEQFKVTFSYTWPDGYNGYPGPITMKVIYSYTFNHTWRIEYVANTEKATLFNPTNHVYFNLSGNNQEDILKHSLQINADHYLPVLADGLPQGTIESVTATPFDLREAVVLGTVLNSNFDQVAIKDGFDHPFYLNESNPKAILSLDENNIRIECRTSSPCIVVYTSQVVDQPIAIWGQAIKKYGGITLETQMEPDAINHTNFHDISLYPDQTFHAWTEYQLIKE; encoded by the coding sequence ATGGATTATCAAATTAAGTCGTTTGGTATATATGCAGGGATAGATTATGATGAAATATGGGTGGAGCATGATGGTGTCATTATTACTTTTTCCAACTTTGGTGCGCGAATAAACCGTTGGTTAGTACCTGATTCCAATGGGGAGCAAAAAAGTATCGTTTTAGGTTTCGATAATGCTAGCCATGCCGTTGAAGGTAAAGGTTATTATTATGGGGCAACTATTGCACCGATTGCCGGTCGAGTAAACAAGGGGCAATTTACCTTGAATAATGATGCCTATCAACTCACCATTAACGATGGCAAGAATCATTTACATGGTGGGCATAGAGCCGTTGATTTACAAAAGTGGGACTATGATGTTGATTTAACCGACGAGCAATTTAAGGTAACCTTTAGCTACACTTGGCCTGATGGATACAATGGTTATCCAGGACCGATAACGATGAAAGTTATATATAGTTATACCTTCAATCATACTTGGCGTATTGAGTATGTTGCGAATACGGAAAAGGCGACGCTATTTAATCCAACCAATCATGTCTACTTTAATTTAAGCGGTAATAATCAAGAGGATATTTTAAAGCACAGCCTACAAATCAATGCTGACCATTATTTGCCTGTATTAGCTGATGGATTGCCGCAAGGTACCATTGAATCAGTCACAGCGACCCCTTTTGATTTGCGTGAAGCGGTTGTCTTAGGCACGGTTTTAAATAGTAACTTTGACCAAGTTGCGATTAAAGACGGTTTCGACCATCCATTTTATTTGAATGAGTCAAATCCCAAAGCAATATTATCACTAGACGAAAACAATATACGTATTGAATGTCGAACCAGTAGTCCTTGTATTGTCGTTTATACTTCTCAAGTTGTTGATCAACCAATCGCTATTTGGGGGCAGGCGATTAAAAAATATGGTGGCATTACGTTGGAAACACAAATGGAACCTGATGCTATTAATCATACTAACTTTCATGATATTTCGCTTTACCCAGACCAAACTTTCCATGCATGGACAGAATATCAACTTATAAAGGAGTAG